One window of Trinickia caryophylli genomic DNA carries:
- the ugpB gene encoding sn-glycerol-3-phosphate ABC transporter substrate-binding protein UgpB, giving the protein MRDCKTLVRLLAFGGVLFAGATQVASAATEIQFWHAMEAALGERVNEIANQFNASQSDYKIVPVFKGTYDQTLAAGIAAYRSGNAPAILQVYEVGTATMMQAKKAIVPVSEVFKQAGTPLDSKQFVPTIASYYSDAKTGELVSMPFNSSTPVLYYNKDAFKKAGLDASQPPKTWQELADDAAKLKAAGMSCGFTTAWQAWVQLENYSAWHGLPFATRNNGFDGTDAKLEFNKPQQVAHIAFLQKMAKDGTFTYAGRKDEPAAKFYSGDCGILMGSSGSLATIRKYAKFEFGTGMMPYDANVKGAPQNAIIGGASLWVLSGKDPNVYKGVVKFLTYLSSPAVAAKWHQDTGYLPVTQAAYEETEKSGFYKSHPGADTAIRQMLNKPPLPYTKGLRLGNMPQIRTIVDEELEQVWAQKKTAKDALDSAVSRGDELLRRFEKSGT; this is encoded by the coding sequence ATGAGGGATTGCAAGACGCTGGTTCGGTTGCTCGCGTTCGGGGGTGTGCTCTTCGCCGGTGCGACGCAGGTCGCCTCGGCCGCCACGGAAATCCAGTTCTGGCATGCGATGGAGGCCGCGCTCGGCGAGCGCGTGAACGAGATCGCCAACCAGTTCAACGCATCGCAGAGCGACTACAAGATCGTGCCCGTCTTCAAGGGCACTTACGATCAGACGCTCGCAGCCGGCATTGCCGCTTATCGCAGCGGCAATGCGCCGGCGATCCTGCAAGTGTATGAGGTAGGCACGGCCACGATGATGCAGGCCAAAAAGGCCATCGTTCCCGTGAGCGAGGTGTTCAAGCAGGCCGGCACGCCGCTCGATTCGAAGCAGTTCGTGCCGACCATCGCGAGCTACTACAGCGATGCAAAGACGGGCGAGCTCGTTTCGATGCCGTTCAACAGCTCCACGCCGGTGCTGTACTACAACAAGGACGCGTTCAAGAAGGCGGGCCTCGATGCGAGCCAGCCGCCGAAGACGTGGCAGGAGTTGGCCGACGACGCCGCGAAGCTGAAGGCTGCCGGCATGTCGTGCGGGTTCACGACGGCGTGGCAGGCGTGGGTGCAGCTCGAGAACTACAGCGCATGGCACGGGCTGCCGTTCGCCACGCGCAACAACGGCTTCGACGGCACGGACGCGAAGCTCGAGTTCAACAAGCCGCAGCAGGTCGCCCATATCGCCTTCCTCCAGAAAATGGCGAAGGACGGCACGTTCACGTATGCGGGCCGCAAGGACGAACCGGCGGCGAAATTCTATAGCGGCGACTGCGGGATCCTCATGGGTTCCTCGGGCTCGCTCGCGACGATCCGCAAATACGCCAAGTTCGAGTTCGGTACCGGCATGATGCCTTACGACGCGAACGTGAAGGGGGCGCCGCAAAACGCGATCATCGGCGGAGCCAGCCTCTGGGTGCTTTCGGGCAAGGATCCGAATGTCTACAAGGGTGTGGTGAAGTTCCTCACCTATCTTTCCTCGCCGGCCGTGGCCGCCAAGTGGCACCAGGACACGGGCTATCTGCCCGTGACGCAGGCCGCCTACGAGGAAACGGAAAAGTCGGGATTCTACAAGAGCCATCCCGGCGCGGATACGGCGATCCGCCAGATGTTGAACAAGCCGCCTCTGCCGTATACGAAGGGCCTGCGACTCGGCAACATGCCGCAGATCCGTACGATCGTCGACGAGGAACTCGAGCAGGTTTGGGCGCAGAAGAAGACCGCGAAGGACGCCCTCGATTCGGCCGTGTCCCGCGGCGACGAGCTGCTGCGCCGTTTCGAGAAGTCGGGCACCTGA
- a CDS encoding deoxyguanosinetriphosphate triphosphohydrolase, with the protein MLDESAGAVPGDPRTPAWGAPTVAMLEAHLAPYAAHSARSRGRRYSEAAPHARTEFQRDRDRIVHSTAFRRLEYKTQVFVNHEGDLFRTRLTHSLEVAQIARSVARNLRVNEDLVEAISLAHDLGHTPFGHAGQDALNDCMREHGGFEHNLQSLAVVDELEEHYGGFNGLNLCFETREGILKHCSRENALKLGELGERFLTAKRPSIEAQIANIADEIAYNNHDVDDGLRSGLLTIEQLSQVALWQRHYEEARRAHPQLDGRRLVHETVRRIINTLIVDLIETTRANLAEHAPDSLDAVRAAPVLVAHSGAVAAQAAELKRFLFRNLYRHYRVMRMASKARRVISGLFAAFTEDPRLLPPDYFADDPATQPRLIAHYIAGMTDRYALKEYQRLFVINDN; encoded by the coding sequence ATGCTCGACGAATCGGCCGGCGCCGTGCCGGGCGATCCGCGGACCCCGGCGTGGGGCGCGCCGACCGTCGCCATGCTCGAAGCGCATCTCGCGCCCTACGCGGCGCACTCGGCGCGCTCGCGCGGGCGCCGCTATTCCGAGGCCGCGCCGCACGCGCGCACCGAGTTCCAGCGCGATCGCGACCGTATCGTCCATTCCACGGCCTTTCGCCGCCTCGAATACAAGACGCAGGTATTCGTCAATCACGAGGGGGACCTGTTTCGCACGCGTCTCACTCACAGCCTCGAGGTGGCCCAAATCGCGCGCTCGGTCGCGCGCAACCTGCGCGTGAACGAGGATCTCGTCGAGGCCATTTCGCTTGCGCACGATCTTGGTCATACGCCGTTTGGCCATGCGGGCCAGGATGCGCTCAACGACTGCATGCGCGAGCATGGCGGCTTCGAGCACAATCTGCAGAGCCTCGCCGTTGTCGACGAACTCGAGGAGCACTACGGCGGCTTCAATGGCCTCAACCTCTGCTTCGAAACGCGCGAAGGCATTCTCAAGCACTGCTCGCGCGAAAATGCGCTCAAGCTCGGAGAACTCGGCGAGCGGTTCCTGACGGCCAAGCGGCCTTCGATCGAGGCCCAGATCGCCAATATCGCCGACGAGATCGCCTACAACAACCATGACGTCGACGATGGCCTGCGTTCAGGGCTCCTGACTATCGAGCAGCTCTCGCAGGTGGCGCTGTGGCAGCGGCACTACGAGGAAGCCCGCCGCGCGCATCCGCAGCTCGATGGCCGGCGTCTCGTGCACGAAACGGTGCGGCGCATCATCAATACGCTCATCGTCGATCTGATCGAGACCACGCGCGCCAATCTGGCCGAGCATGCGCCCGATTCGCTCGACGCCGTGCGCGCCGCCCCCGTGCTTGTAGCGCACAGCGGCGCCGTGGCGGCACAGGCAGCCGAGCTCAAGCGCTTCCTTTTCAGGAATCTCTATCGGCACTACCGTGTGATGCGTATGGCCAGCAAGGCGCGGCGCGTCATCAGCGGGCTCTTTGCCGCGTTCACCGAAGACCCGCGGCTCTTGCCGCCCGACTACTTCGCCGATGACCCGGCCACGCAGCCGCGGCTCATCGCGCATTACATCGCGGGCATGACGGACCGCTACGCCCTGAAGGAATACCAACGTTTATTTGTCATCAACGATAACTAA
- the aroB gene encoding 3-dehydroquinate synthase, whose amino-acid sequence MITVNVDLGERSYPIHIGAGLIGQTALFAPHIAGTSVTIVTNTTVEPLYGDALRAALAPLGKEVSTVVLPDGEAYKNWETLNLVFDALLEGRADRKTTLIALGGGVIGDMTGFAAACYMRGVPFIQVPTTLLSQVDSSVGGKTGINHPLGKNMIGAFYQPLAVVADIGALRTLPGRELAAGIAEIIKTAAIADPAFFEWIESNIDALNGCDPDALAHAVKRCCEIKAAVVAADEREGGLRAILNFGHTFGHAIEAGLGYGEWLHGEAVGCGMAMAADLSVRLGYLDDAARKRIVALVGAAKLPVQAPALGDARYIDLMKVDKKAEAGQIKFILLKRIGEAMTTGVPEDVLRATLAASI is encoded by the coding sequence ATGATTACCGTCAACGTCGATCTCGGCGAACGCAGCTATCCCATTCATATCGGCGCGGGGCTCATCGGCCAGACCGCGCTTTTCGCGCCCCACATCGCGGGCACGTCGGTGACGATCGTCACCAATACCACGGTCGAGCCGCTCTACGGCGACGCGCTGCGCGCCGCGCTCGCGCCGCTCGGCAAGGAAGTCTCCACCGTGGTACTGCCCGACGGCGAAGCCTACAAGAACTGGGAGACGCTCAATCTCGTATTCGATGCGTTGCTCGAGGGCCGCGCCGACCGCAAGACGACGCTTATCGCGCTGGGCGGGGGTGTCATCGGCGACATGACGGGGTTCGCCGCCGCCTGCTACATGCGCGGCGTGCCGTTCATCCAGGTACCGACGACGCTGCTTTCGCAAGTCGATTCGTCGGTGGGCGGCAAGACCGGCATCAACCATCCGCTCGGCAAGAACATGATCGGCGCGTTCTACCAGCCGCTTGCCGTCGTGGCGGACATCGGCGCATTGCGCACCTTGCCCGGGCGCGAACTCGCGGCGGGCATCGCCGAGATCATCAAGACCGCCGCGATTGCCGACCCGGCGTTCTTCGAGTGGATCGAGTCGAATATCGATGCGTTGAATGGCTGTGATCCCGACGCGCTCGCGCATGCCGTCAAGCGCTGCTGCGAGATCAAGGCGGCGGTCGTGGCGGCCGACGAGCGCGAGGGCGGCCTGCGGGCCATTCTCAACTTCGGGCATACGTTCGGCCATGCGATCGAAGCGGGGCTCGGCTATGGCGAGTGGCTCCACGGCGAGGCCGTCGGCTGCGGCATGGCAATGGCAGCCGATCTCTCGGTGCGGCTCGGCTATCTCGACGACGCGGCGCGCAAGCGCATCGTTGCCCTCGTCGGCGCCGCAAAACTGCCCGTGCAAGCCCCGGCGCTCGGCGATGCCCGCTATATCGACCTCATGAAGGTCGATAAGAAGGCCGAGGCCGGCCAGATCAAGTTCATCTTGCTCAAGCGCATTGGCGAGGCGATGACGACGGGCGTGCCGGAAGACGTACTGCGAGCAACGCTCGCGGCCAGCATCTGA
- a CDS encoding shikimate kinase, translating into MGAGKTTVGRAVARRLDRPFFDSDHEIEARTGARIPVIFELEGEVGFREREAQVIAELSSRESIVLATGGGAVLRADNRELLHKRGIVVYLRANPHDLWLRTRKDKNRPLLQTDDPKAKLEALYDIRDPLYRECAHFVVETGRPSVNGLVNTVLMQLEMAGITRQINS; encoded by the coding sequence ATGGGGGCCGGCAAGACCACCGTGGGTCGCGCGGTCGCGCGCCGGCTCGATCGGCCTTTTTTCGATTCCGATCACGAAATAGAGGCGCGTACCGGTGCGCGCATTCCCGTCATCTTCGAATTGGAAGGGGAGGTGGGTTTTCGCGAGCGCGAGGCGCAGGTCATCGCCGAGCTGAGCTCGCGCGAATCGATCGTGCTTGCCACGGGCGGCGGCGCGGTACTGCGTGCGGATAACCGCGAGTTGCTTCACAAGCGCGGCATCGTCGTCTATCTTCGTGCGAACCCGCACGATCTCTGGTTGCGCACGCGCAAGGACAAGAATCGCCCGCTTTTGCAGACGGACGATCCGAAGGCCAAGCTCGAAGCGCTCTATGACATACGCGATCCGCTTTACCGCGAATGCGCGCATTTCGTTGTCGAAACCGGGCGGCCATCCGTCAACGGCCTCGTCAACACGGTCCTGATGCAGCTCGAAATGGCCGGCATCACTCGGCAGATAAACTCATGA
- a CDS encoding type IV pilus secretin PilQ, giving the protein MREHTAAPLDAGGESQRAAPVAELDDVPPGVGEVEPGDDDDEDDDVGLALSSSRDARAQRRAPDAAHHANEAANDAAEGPSGESEDRPARQDRLGQGLAPLPEAQPGASAGVRLEGPPVPLAPAPRLSAGAAGGRPRVLDDAPITMHFREASLADVLDAFARFTGLNIVASERARGPVTLFLNDVPWRTAFDTLLDAKGLAMTRRGNVIWVAPVAELAARERQRFEAHARAADLEPLASRTFVLRYPRAEDVQRLLTAAGAQRVLSKRGAAMADARTNLLFVTDLDARLAQVARLVEAIDKPNRQVLIEARIVEGARGFSRDLGARLSVRAAAAANGAGREAAGLGGGGANGLVHDLAARGLGGFEAATAGLTLFAARATRLVTAELSALEAEGRGQLVSSPRIVTADRMKATVEQGTELPYQAKVRNGVSGVQFRRATLRLDVEPQITPNGRVVLDLDIAKDSVGEATAAGPAIDTKRVRTRVEIEDGGTVSIGGIYEQSRRDDVTRVPVLGKIPLLGALFRHRMAREQTSELVVFITPRVIGADQ; this is encoded by the coding sequence ATGCGCGAGCACACCGCCGCGCCGCTCGATGCCGGGGGTGAATCGCAGCGCGCCGCGCCGGTTGCCGAGTTGGACGATGTCCCGCCCGGCGTTGGCGAAGTAGAGCCTGGCGATGATGACGACGAAGACGATGACGTAGGCCTGGCCCTTTCATCGTCGCGTGATGCGCGCGCCCAGCGGCGGGCACCGGACGCTGCGCACCACGCCAACGAAGCAGCCAATGATGCGGCCGAAGGGCCGAGCGGCGAATCGGAAGACCGACCGGCACGTCAAGATCGGCTCGGACAAGGGCTCGCGCCGTTGCCCGAGGCGCAGCCCGGCGCATCGGCTGGCGTGCGCCTCGAGGGACCGCCGGTGCCGCTTGCCCCCGCGCCGCGCCTGAGTGCGGGCGCGGCGGGGGGCCGCCCGCGCGTGCTCGACGATGCGCCGATTACGATGCACTTTCGCGAAGCCAGCCTCGCCGACGTGCTCGACGCCTTTGCGCGGTTTACGGGCCTGAACATCGTCGCGAGCGAGCGCGCCCGCGGTCCGGTCACGCTCTTTCTGAACGACGTGCCGTGGCGGACGGCATTCGATACGCTGCTGGACGCCAAGGGCCTCGCGATGACGCGCAGAGGCAACGTGATCTGGGTCGCGCCGGTGGCGGAGCTCGCCGCGCGCGAGCGGCAACGCTTCGAAGCCCATGCCCGTGCGGCCGATCTCGAGCCACTCGCGAGCCGCACGTTCGTTTTGCGCTACCCGCGTGCGGAAGACGTGCAGCGCCTGCTGACGGCGGCCGGCGCGCAGCGTGTGCTTTCGAAACGTGGCGCCGCGATGGCGGATGCGCGCACGAACCTGCTCTTCGTGACCGACCTGGACGCTCGCCTCGCCCAGGTGGCCCGGCTCGTCGAGGCGATCGACAAGCCGAACCGGCAGGTGCTTATCGAGGCTCGCATCGTCGAGGGTGCGCGAGGGTTTTCGCGCGATCTCGGCGCCCGCCTCTCGGTGCGGGCTGCCGCCGCGGCTAACGGAGCCGGCCGCGAGGCAGCGGGCTTGGGCGGCGGCGGCGCCAACGGGCTCGTGCACGACCTTGCCGCACGCGGGCTGGGCGGATTCGAGGCGGCCACGGCCGGCTTGACGCTCTTCGCGGCGCGCGCGACGCGCCTCGTCACGGCCGAGCTCAGCGCACTCGAGGCCGAGGGGCGCGGGCAACTCGTGTCGAGCCCGCGCATCGTCACGGCGGATCGCATGAAGGCGACGGTCGAACAGGGCACCGAGCTGCCATACCAGGCCAAAGTGCGCAACGGCGTCTCGGGCGTCCAGTTTCGCCGCGCGACGCTCCGGCTCGACGTGGAGCCGCAGATTACCCCGAACGGCCGCGTCGTGCTGGATCTCGATATCGCCAAGGACAGCGTAGGCGAGGCGACCGCGGCCGGGCCCGCCATCGACACGAAGCGCGTACGCACACGGGTGGAAATCGAGGATGGCGGTACGGTCTCGATCGGCGGTATTTATGAGCAATCGCGTCGCGACGATGTGACGCGCGTGCCGGTGTTAGGCAAAATACCTCTTTTGGGTGCGCTTTTTCGGCATCGGATGGCGCGCGAGCAGACGAGCGAACTCGTGGTTTTCATCACGCCGCGCGTGATCGGGGCTGACCAATGA
- the pilM gene encoding pilus assembly protein PilM, with protein sequence MPILTRRRRGARRYAGGIDLDTTEVRLAILSRGGSHAASVRVEWFGAAPLEPAWQGGAAPAEREAAASALARLVDAWPGRHGARAVSYAMALPGSAVFRALVPAARHPAMTMTAAALSDAALPAMEPLVRAQAERVTGFPGDTLALDWSLGHPVGVMSAGASSHAVGDPSLMIAAAQRQWVEMRVEVAAAAGVVLDAVDAEPLAACRALCRAAALERQEGDAYAAVWIGADGFYAWRVEHGTPADEIHCAAGGDPVAALRGLSGSRALARAIVAGDLDRLEGYGLTLADIGDALGCTVSTFDCAAFVDGSVRGQFPHACGQPRAAAFAVAFGLALRGEAP encoded by the coding sequence ATGCCCATCCTGACGCGCCGCCGGCGCGGCGCACGCCGCTATGCCGGCGGCATCGATCTCGACACAACGGAAGTGCGGCTCGCGATACTGAGCCGCGGCGGCTCTCACGCGGCGTCTGTCCGCGTGGAGTGGTTCGGCGCGGCGCCGCTCGAGCCCGCCTGGCAAGGCGGCGCGGCGCCGGCCGAACGCGAGGCTGCGGCCTCGGCGCTCGCGCGGCTCGTCGACGCGTGGCCCGGCCGGCACGGCGCGCGCGCCGTGTCCTACGCCATGGCACTGCCCGGCAGCGCCGTTTTTCGTGCGCTGGTGCCCGCCGCCCGGCACCCCGCAATGACCATGACCGCTGCTGCCTTGTCCGACGCGGCTTTGCCGGCCATGGAACCCCTGGTGCGGGCCCAGGCCGAGCGTGTCACGGGCTTTCCGGGTGACACGCTCGCGCTCGATTGGTCGCTGGGGCACCCGGTTGGGGTTATGTCCGCGGGGGCATCGAGCCATGCCGTCGGCGATCCATCTCTCATGATCGCGGCTGCACAACGGCAATGGGTGGAGATGCGCGTGGAGGTGGCGGCCGCGGCGGGCGTCGTGCTCGATGCCGTCGATGCCGAGCCGCTGGCGGCTTGCCGTGCTCTTTGCCGGGCGGCAGCGCTCGAGCGGCAAGAGGGCGACGCGTACGCGGCTGTCTGGATTGGTGCAGACGGCTTTTACGCGTGGCGCGTCGAGCATGGCACGCCGGCAGACGAAATCCACTGCGCCGCCGGCGGCGATCCGGTAGCGGCGCTGCGCGGGCTTTCGGGCTCTCGGGCATTGGCGCGCGCGATCGTCGCAGGCGACCTCGATAGGCTCGAGGGCTATGGCTTGACGCTTGCCGATATCGGCGATGCGCTCGGCTGCACAGTCTCGACGTTCGATTGCGCGGCATTCGTCGACGGCAGCGTGCGCGGGCAGTTCCCGCATGCTTGCGGCCAGCCGCGAGCGGCTGCGTTCGCCGTTGCTTTCGGACTCGCGCTGCGCGGGGAGGCGCCATGA
- a CDS encoding penicillin-binding protein 1A — protein sequence MQPIDPPPPESPPPSASAASPRWRRVLVKCLVWSAGLCAAGAVSVGLVLGYGLVVASPRLPSIEALTDYRPKIPLRIYTADHILIGEFGEERRDVVHIADVPVFLKQAILAIEDARFYDHGGVDLAGIVRASVAALYNGHATQGASTITMQVARNFFLSSEKTYTRKVYEMMLAYKIERELSKDQILEVYMNQIYLGQRAYGFASAARIYFGKDLRHITLAEAAMLAGLPKAPSAYNPIVNPARAKLRQQYILQRMLELGDITQAQYDAAANEPLAVVRTPVQQFSVHAEYVAEMVRQAMYAQYHDEAYTRGLSVVTTIDSADQANAYRALRRGLLAYDARRGYRGPEGYIALPPSADARKDAIANALASRPDNGEIAAAVVTAAEPRRVEASFGDGTVIALEGDGLRFAASALSPRAQPNARIRPGAIVRVARRDNGSWGIVQLPQVEGAFISIVPQDGAIRSLVGGFDFNKNKFNHVVQAWRQPGSSFKPFIYSASLEKGLGPATVINDAPLFFSAAQTGGTPWEPKNYGGGFDGPMTMRTALQKSRNLVSIRILAHIGTHYAQQYITRFGFDAERHPAYLPMALGAGLVTPLQMAGAYSVFANGGYRVNPYLISEVTDPQGIVLARAQPIVAEQSAPRAITEANAYVMTSLLQSVAQRGTGAKSNELGRKDLAGKTGTTNESRDAWFAGYQHTLAAIAWVGYDNPRSLGDRETGGGVALPIWIDYMRDALKGVPAYQMPMPADVQSLAGELYLDGFQPGQGFVASVGVPSPEESTGDGQPEVAGASGTHPAASAEDESQRVTNLLDGR from the coding sequence ATGCAGCCGATCGACCCTCCCCCGCCAGAGTCCCCCCCGCCCTCCGCCAGCGCCGCATCGCCGCGCTGGCGGCGCGTGCTCGTGAAGTGTCTCGTATGGTCGGCCGGGCTTTGCGCCGCAGGCGCAGTGAGCGTCGGGCTGGTGCTCGGCTACGGGCTCGTGGTCGCCAGCCCACGGCTGCCGTCGATCGAGGCGCTCACCGATTACCGCCCGAAAATTCCGCTGCGCATCTACACGGCCGACCACATCCTGATCGGCGAATTCGGCGAGGAGCGGCGCGATGTCGTGCACATCGCCGACGTACCCGTATTCCTGAAGCAGGCGATCCTCGCGATCGAAGACGCTCGCTTTTACGATCATGGCGGAGTCGATCTCGCGGGCATCGTGCGGGCAAGCGTGGCGGCGCTCTACAACGGCCACGCGACGCAAGGCGCGAGCACGATCACGATGCAAGTGGCGCGCAACTTCTTCCTGTCGAGCGAAAAGACGTACACGCGCAAGGTGTACGAGATGATGCTCGCCTACAAGATCGAGCGCGAACTCTCGAAGGACCAGATCCTCGAGGTCTACATGAATCAGATCTACCTCGGTCAGCGCGCCTACGGGTTCGCATCGGCCGCGCGGATCTATTTCGGCAAGGACCTCAGGCACATCACGCTCGCCGAAGCCGCCATGCTCGCCGGCCTGCCGAAAGCCCCGTCGGCTTATAACCCGATCGTCAACCCGGCGCGGGCCAAGCTGCGCCAGCAGTACATCCTGCAGCGCATGCTGGAACTCGGCGACATCACCCAGGCCCAGTACGACGCAGCCGCCAACGAGCCGCTCGCGGTCGTGAGGACGCCCGTACAGCAGTTCAGCGTGCACGCTGAATACGTGGCCGAGATGGTCCGCCAGGCAATGTACGCGCAATATCACGACGAAGCCTACACGCGCGGGCTCTCCGTCGTGACGACGATAGACTCTGCCGATCAGGCCAACGCCTACCGTGCGTTGCGGCGCGGCCTTTTGGCCTATGACGCGCGCCGTGGCTACCGGGGGCCCGAGGGCTATATCGCACTGCCGCCTTCGGCCGACGCACGCAAGGATGCTATCGCCAATGCGCTCGCGAGCCGCCCCGACAATGGCGAGATCGCGGCCGCCGTGGTGACGGCCGCCGAGCCGCGCCGCGTCGAAGCCTCGTTCGGCGACGGCACCGTGATCGCGCTCGAAGGGGACGGCCTGCGTTTTGCCGCGAGCGCGCTCTCGCCGCGCGCGCAACCGAACGCCCGCATCCGGCCCGGTGCGATCGTGCGTGTAGCGAGACGCGACAACGGCAGTTGGGGAATCGTGCAGTTGCCGCAAGTCGAAGGCGCCTTCATTTCGATCGTGCCGCAAGACGGCGCGATCCGCTCGCTCGTCGGCGGGTTCGATTTCAACAAGAACAAGTTCAATCACGTCGTGCAGGCATGGCGCCAGCCCGGCTCGAGCTTCAAGCCATTCATCTACTCGGCCTCGCTCGAAAAGGGCCTGGGCCCCGCCACCGTCATCAACGACGCCCCGCTCTTTTTCAGCGCGGCGCAAACGGGCGGTACGCCGTGGGAGCCGAAGAACTACGGCGGCGGCTTCGACGGCCCGATGACGATGCGCACGGCATTGCAAAAATCACGCAACCTCGTGTCGATCCGCATCCTGGCGCATATCGGCACGCACTACGCGCAGCAATACATCACGCGCTTCGGCTTCGACGCAGAGCGTCATCCGGCCTATCTGCCGATGGCGCTGGGGGCGGGCCTCGTCACACCGCTGCAGATGGCCGGGGCCTACTCCGTCTTCGCCAACGGCGGCTATCGCGTGAACCCCTACCTGATCTCGGAGGTGACGGACCCGCAAGGCATCGTCCTCGCGCGCGCGCAGCCGATCGTCGCCGAGCAGAGCGCGCCGCGCGCGATCACCGAGGCCAATGCCTATGTGATGACGAGCCTGCTGCAAAGCGTGGCGCAGCGCGGCACGGGAGCGAAGTCGAACGAGTTGGGCCGCAAGGATCTCGCCGGCAAGACGGGCACGACGAACGAATCGCGCGACGCGTGGTTCGCGGGCTACCAGCACACGCTTGCCGCGATCGCATGGGTCGGCTATGACAACCCGCGCAGCCTCGGCGATCGGGAAACGGGCGGCGGCGTGGCGCTGCCGATCTGGATCGACTACATGCGCGATGCGCTCAAGGGAGTGCCGGCCTACCAGATGCCGATGCCGGCAGACGTTCAGTCGCTCGCCGGCGAGCTTTACCTGGACGGTTTCCAGCCGGGCCAGGGCTTCGTCGCGTCGGTCGGCGTGCCGTCTCCCGAAGAGAGCACGGGAGACGGGCAGCCGGAGGTGGCCGGAGCATCGGGCACACACCCCGCCGCGTCCGCGGAGGACGAATCGCAACGCGTCACCAATCTGCTCGACGGCAGGTAG
- the cyaY gene encoding iron donor protein CyaY yields the protein MTDNDYLTRAEAVLAAIEGALDDIDADIEASRNGNVLTLEFDNGSKIIVNLQPPMQEIWIAAKAGGFHFRYADGQWRDTRSGAEFFAALSEYATQHAGEPVTFVVPS from the coding sequence ATGACCGACAATGACTACCTCACCCGGGCCGAAGCGGTCCTCGCCGCGATCGAGGGGGCGCTCGACGACATCGATGCGGATATCGAAGCGTCCCGCAACGGCAACGTGCTCACCCTCGAGTTCGACAACGGCTCGAAGATCATCGTCAATCTGCAGCCGCCGATGCAGGAGATCTGGATCGCGGCGAAGGCGGGCGGCTTTCACTTCAGATATGCGGACGGCCAGTGGCGCGACACGCGCAGCGGCGCCGAGTTCTTCGCCGCGCTGTCCGAATACGCGACGCAGCACGCGGGCGAGCCGGTTACGTTCGTCGTGCCTTCCTGA
- the lptM gene encoding LPS translocon maturation chaperone LptM yields the protein MRVVFRMSAIVAALAVAASASLAGCGQRGPLYLPTVPPLPQKPGTQPVPQAAQADIAPEAETPSATSAPLMLSPADELGTGSSAKARAPASAPSSVSAPNE from the coding sequence ATGCGAGTCGTTTTCAGGATGAGCGCGATTGTAGCGGCTTTGGCCGTTGCGGCAAGCGCGTCGTTGGCAGGCTGCGGCCAACGCGGGCCACTCTATCTGCCGACCGTACCGCCGCTGCCGCAAAAACCGGGCACGCAACCCGTGCCGCAGGCCGCCCAGGCAGATATCGCACCCGAGGCCGAAACGCCTTCGGCCACCTCGGCGCCGCTCATGTTGTCGCCTGCCGACGAACTCGGAACGGGATCGAGCGCGAAGGCTCGAGCGCCCGCAAGTGCGCCGTCTTCGGTCAGCGCGCCCAACGAGTGA